In Alosa alosa isolate M-15738 ecotype Scorff River chromosome 19, AALO_Geno_1.1, whole genome shotgun sequence, a genomic segment contains:
- the capn3a gene encoding calpain-3 isoform X3, producing the protein MPYTPSGFFCDRLIRERERRDGEGSLSKPLRFSGQDFTILKQECIQKKSLFEDDTFPASVESLGYKELGHKSNKVKNIVWKRPKDISDNPQFIVGGASRTDICQGDLGDCWLLAAIASLTLNEKLLYRVVPQDQSFSDNYAGIFHFQFWRYGDWVDVVIDDRIPTFNGQLVFTKSAERNEFWSALLEKAYAKLHGSYEALKGGNTTEAMEDFTGGVTEFYELKEAPKELYKIMNKALERGSLMGCSIDSLVPARFETRTATGLVKGHAYSVTAVEECKPSQHKDSKVRLVRLRNPWGQVEWNGPWSDNSKEWTTIPKAEKEKLQHQNAEDGEFWMSFEDFKKNYTKIEICNLTPDALEDDKIHKWTVSVNEGRWVRGCSAGGCRNYPDTFWTNPQYRLRLLEEDDDPEDNEMACSFVVALMQKNRRKERKMGANLFTIGFAIYEVPKEMHGNKQHMQKEFFLFNSSKARCKSYINLREVTQRFRLSPGEYVIVPSTYEPHQEGEFILRVFSEKRNTSEEIENRIEADHPVPAPASAGEESEEDQQFRTIFQQIAGDVSTWKPEMEISANELKNVLNRVVSKHKEMNTEGFSLESCRSMIALMDVSFMDGTGRLNLQEFRHLWNKIKQWQGIFKHYDSEQTGSINSYEMRNAVNDAGFRLNNQLYDIITMRYANENMNIDFDSFVSCLVRLEGMFRAFQAFDQDGDGTIRLSVLEWLQLTMYA; encoded by the exons ATGCCGTATACACCGTCTGGCTTTTTCTGCGACCGGTTGATCCGGGAGCGAGAACGCAGGGACGGAGAAGGATCTTTGAGCAAGCCTCTTCGCTTCAGTGGACAGGATTTCACCATCCTCAAGCAGGAGTGCATCCAAAAGAAGAGCCTGTTCGAGGATGACACTTTTCCCGCCTCCGTGGAATCTTTGGGATACAAAGAGCTGGGTCACAAGTCCAACAAGGTCAAGAACATCGTCTGGAAGAGACCCAAG GACATTAGTGACAATCCCCAATTCATAGTGGGAGGAGCCAGCAGAACAGACATTTGCCAAGGAGACCTGg GTGACTGCTGGCTGTTGGCTGCTATTGCTTCTCTGACACTCAATGAAAAGCTGCTTTACAGAGTTGTCCCACAAGACCAAAGTTTCAGTGATAACTATGCTGGAATCTTCCATTTCCAG TTCTGGCGGTATGGTGATTGGGTGGATGTTGTCATCGATGACCGTATCCCCACCTTCAACGGTCAGCTGGTGTTCACCAAGTCTGCCGAAAGGAATGAGTTTTGGAGTGCTCTCTTGGAGAAGGCCTATGCCAA GCTGCATGGCTCCTATGAGGCTCTCAAAGGAGGAAACACCACAGAGGCCATGGAGGACTTCACTGGAGGAGTGACTGAATTCTATGAGCTGAAAGAGGCCCCAAAGGAGCTCTACAAGATCATGAATAAGGCTCTGGAGAGGGGCTCCCTCATGGGTTGCTCCATCGAT TCCCTGGTTCCTGCTCGCTTTGAGACACGCACAGCGACAGGACTTGTCAAAGGACATGCTTACTCTGTGACAGCTGTTGAGgag tgTAAGCCGTCCCAGCACAAGGATTCCAAGGTACGTCTGGTGCGTCTCCGCAACCCTTGGGGTCAGGTGGAGTGGAATGGGCCTTGGAGTGACAA CTCTAAGGAGTGGACCACCATCCCTAAGGCTGAGAAGGAGAAACTTCAGCATCAGAACGCTGAGGATGGAGAATTCTG GATGTCATTTGAAGATTTCAAGAAGAATTACACCAAGATTGAGATCTGTAATCTCACCCCTGATGCTCTGGAGGACGACAAGATCCACAAGTGGACAGTGTCTGTAAACGAGGGCCGCTGGGTGCGGGGGTGTTCAGCAGGCGGCTGTAGAAACTACCCAG ATACTTTCTGGACCAATCCCCAGTACCGCCTGCGCCTCTTGGAGGAGGATGATGACCCGGAGGACAATGAGATGGCCTGCTCATTCGTTGTGGCCTTGATGCAGAAGAATCGTCGAAAAGAACGCAAGATGGGTGCTAACTTGTTCACCATAGGATTTGCCATCTATGAG GTGCCAAAGGAG ATGCATGGAAATAAACAGCATATGCAGAAGGAGTTTTTCCTGTTCAACTCCTCGAAGGCTCGCTGCAAGTCTTACATCAACCTGAGGGAGGTGACCCAGCGTTTTAGACTGAGTCCTGGGGAGTATGTGATCGTGCCTTCCACCTATGAACCCCACCAGGAGGGCGAGTTCATCCTCCGTGTCTTCTCTGAAAAAAGGAACACCTCTGA GGAGATAGAGAACAGGATCGAGGCTGACCATCCGGTG CCAGCCCCAGCCTCCGCAGgtgaggagagtgaggaggacCAACAGTTCCGGACCATCTTCCAGCAAATTGCGGGGGATGTGAGTACATGGAAACCA GAAATGGAGATCTCAGCCAATGAGCTGAAGAATGTCCTGAACAGGGTTGTTTCCAAAC ATAAAGAAATGAACACAGAGGGCTTTAGTCTGGAGAGCTGCCGGAGCATGATTGCCCTCATGGACGTATCCTTT ATGGATGGGACAGGCAGACTTAACCTACAGGAGTTTAGGCATCTGTGGAACAAAATTAAGCAATGGCAG GGAATCTTTAAGCATTATGACAGTGAACAGACTGGAAGCATCAACAGTTATGAGATGAGAAATGCTGTGAATGACGCAG GCTTCCGTCTCAACAACCAGCTGTATGACATCATCACCATGCGCTATGCCAATGAGAACATGAACATCGACTTTGACAGCTTTGTTAGCTGTCTGGTGCGGCTGGAGGGGATGTTCA GGGCATTCCAGGCCTTTGACCAGGATGGAGATGGCACGATCAGGCTCAGTGTCCTTGAG TGGCTCCAGCTGACCATGTATGCTTAG